A genomic segment from Plasmodium sp. gorilla clade G2 genome assembly, chromosome: 3 encodes:
- a CDS encoding translation initiation factor 4E, whose protein sequence is MKYLTFNKNNRDAIDLSEKLEATKIDLSNPLLLQYNWVIWEQVSDNKIKQSNNYKDYTRPLAKFNSVQKFWQLWNRLPQPSDLLAQRSMTRFSEDGIFRIVDALMIFRDNIQPMWEDPANSGGGHFEYKILPKDYPYSQIDEFWNNLVLAIIGCSLKHYDLITGIRLVDKLSTTRYGYIRIEIWYTTITDESVKNYLRKDLEEHMCNRIDGSTIFPPRVKSLSHIHR, encoded by the coding sequence ATGAAGTATTtaacatttaataaaaacaacAGAGATGCTATTGATTTGAGTGAAAAATTAGAAGCTACTAAAATAGATTTATCGAATCccttattattacaatataaTTGGGTGATATGGGAACAAGTAtcagataataaaataaaacaaagtaataattataaagattATACAAGACCACTAGCTAAATTTAATAGTGTTCAAAAATTTTGGCAATTATGGAATAGATTACCTCAACCAAGTGATTTACTTGCACAAAGAAGTATGACAAGATTTTCAGAAGATGGAATATTTCGTATTGTTGATGCTCTTATGATATTTAGAGATAATATACAACCTATGTGGGAAGACCCAGCAAATTCAGGCGGTGGTcattttgaatataaaatattacctAAGGATTATCCATATAGCCAAATTGATGAATTTTGGAATAATCTTGTTTTAGCTATAATTGGATGTAGTTTAAAACATTATGATTTAATAACTGGTATTAGATTAGTAGATAAATTAAGTACTACAAGATATGGATATATAAGAATAGAAATTTGGTATACTACCATAACTGATGAAAGTGTTAAAAACTATTTGAGAAAAGATCTAGAAGAACATATGTGTAATCGTATTGATGGATCTACTATATTCCCACCAAGGGTAAAAAGTCTTAGTCACATACATAGAtaa
- a CDS encoding zinc finger protein, putative yields MDIRSEIVNSIIYSLKRCKNKNKYILLLNELLSLFPAHAEKSLKLCLKSSIKKYTLIEENDSPEPCKYYGHKILSSKKKESFFSDTTIICKKKKKVGKRKLSSIKSNRYKKTCIHFFVLCGNKRKYVVFQNFCSCFYFKEKVLCNNNDVLCKHLLSVFLAKCFHNYRNIFLNSDLFFEWYLKKLNISNQ; encoded by the exons ATGGACATTCGTTCAGAAATTGTAAattctataatatattctttaaaaagatgcaaaaataaaaataaat ATATTTTGTTGTTAAACGAGTTGTTGTCCCTTTTCCCAGCACACGCTGAAAAAAGCTTAAAGCTGTGCTTAAAATCGagcataaaaaaatacacattaatagaagaaaatgatTCACCAGAACCTTGTAAATATTATGGACATAAAATCCTTAgcagtaaaaaaaaagaaagtttCTTTAGTGACACTACTATTATAtgtaagaaaaagaagaaagtaggcaaaagaaaattatcatCTATAAAATCTAATAGATATAAAAAGACatgtatacatttttttgtaCTATGTggaaataaaagaaagtaTGTTGTATTTCAAAACTTTTGTtcatgtttttattttaaagaaaaagtattatgtaataataacgATGTTTTATGTAAACATCTTTTATCCGTTTTTTTAGCAAAATGTTTTCATAACTAtaggaatatttttttaaattccgatttattttttgaatggtaccttaaaaaattaaatatctCAAACCAGTAA